In Papio anubis isolate 15944 chromosome 20, Panubis1.0, whole genome shotgun sequence, a single window of DNA contains:
- the LRP3 gene encoding low-density lipoprotein receptor-related protein 3 isoform X2 has product MEKRAAAGLEGAPGARAQLAVVCLVNIFLTGRLSSAVPALACSGKLEQHTERRGVIYSPAWPLNYPPGTNCSWYIQGDRGDMITISFRNFDVEESHQCSLDWLLLGPAAPPRQEAFRLCGSAIPPAFISARDHVWIFFHSDASSSGQAQGFRLSYIRGKLGQASCQADEFRCDNGKCLPGPWQCNAVDECGDGSDEGNCSAPASEPPGSLCPGGTFPCSGARSTRCLPVERRCDGLQDCGDGSDEAGCPDLACGRRLGSFYGSFASPDLFGAARGPSDLHCTWLVDTQDSRRVLLQLELRLGYDDYVQVYEGLGERGDRLLQTLSYRSNHRPVSLEAAQGRLTVAYHARARSAGHGFNATYQVKGYCLPWEQPCGSSSDSDGGSAGDQGCFSEPQRCDGWWHCASGRDEQGCPACPPDQYPCEGGSGLCYTPADRCNNQKSCPDGADEKNCFSCQPGTFHCGTNLCIFETWRCDGQEDCQDGSDEHGCLAAVPRKVITAALIGSLVCGLLLVIALGCAFKLYSLRTQEYRSRAAQPCRPLPTASRAFETQMTRLEAEFVRREAPPSYGQLIAQGLIPPVEDFPVYSASQASVLQNLRTAMRRQMRRHASRRGPSRRRLGRLWNRLFHRPRVPRGQIPLLTAARPSQTVLGDGFLQPAPGAAPDPPAPLTDTGSPRVARDGPPSAPSHAPEVGPSGPPLPSGVRDPQCRPVDKDRKVCREPLADGPAPADALREPCSAQDPHPQASTASSTLGPHSPEPLGVCRSPPPPCSPMLEASDDEALLVC; this is encoded by the exons CCTGCAGCGGGAAGCTGGAGCAGCACACGGAGCGGCGTGGGGTCATCTACAGCCCGGCCTGGCCCCTCAACTACCCGCCAGGCACCAACTGCAGCTGGTACATCCAGGGCGACCGTGGCGACATGATTACCATCAG CTTCCGCAACTTTGATGTGGAGGAGTCCCACCAGTGCTCCCTGGACTGGCTCCTGCTGGGCCCAGCGGCCCCGCCCCGCCAGGAGGCCTTCCGCCTCTGTGGCTCTGCCATCCCGCCTGCCTTCATCTCTGCCCGAGACCACGTCTGGATTTTCTTCCACTCAGACGCCTCCAGCTCCGGCCAGGCCCAGGGCTTCCGTCTGTCTTACATCCGAG GGAAGCTGGGCCAGGCGTCCTGCCAGGCAGATGAGTTCCGCTGTGACAATGGCAAGTGCCTGCCCGGCCCGTGGCAGTGCAACGCAGTGGATGAGTGTGGAGACGGCTCTGATGAGGGCAACTGCTCGGCGCCCGCCTCGGAGCCTCCAGGCAGCCTGTGTCCCGGGGGGACCTTTCCGTGCAGCGGGGCGCGCTCCACGCGCTGCCTGCCTGTGGAGCGGCGCTGTGACGGCTTGCAGGACTGCGGCGATGGCTCGGATGAGGCGGGCTGCCCCGACTTGGCGTGCGGCAGGCGGCTGGGCAGCTTCTACGGCTCCTTTGCCTCCCCAGACCTGTTCGGCGCGGCCCGTGGGCCCTCGGACCTTCACTGCACATGGCTGGTGGACACGCAGGATTCGCGGCGGGTGCTGCTGCAGCTGGAACTGCGGCTGGGCTATGACGACTACGTGCAGGTATACGAGGGCCTGGGTGAGCGCGGGGACCGCCTGCTGCAGACGCTGTCCTACCGCAGCAACCACCGGCCCGTGAGCCTGGAGGCCGCCCAGGGCCGCCTCACCGTGGCGTACCATGCGCGCGCCCGCAGCGCCGGCCACGGCTTCAACGCCACCTATCAGGTGAAGGGCTATTGCCTTCCCTGGGAGCAGCCGTGCGGGAGCAGCAGTGACAGTGATGGGGGCAGCGCGGGCGACCAGGGCTGCTTCTCGGAACCACAGCGCTGCGACGGCTGGTGGCATTGCGCCAGCGGCCGAGACGAGCAGGGTTGCCCTGCCTGCCCGCCCGATCAGTACCCCTGCGAGGGTGGCAGTGGTCTGTGCTACACGCCTGCCGACCGTTGCAACAACCAGAAAAGCTGCCCCGACGGTGCGGACGAGAAGAACTGCTTCTCCTGCCAGCCCGGCACCTTCCACTGCGGTACCAACCTGTGCATCTTCGAGACGTGGCGCTGTGACGGCCAGGAAGACTGCCAGGACGGCAGCGATGAGCACGGGTGCCTGGCTGCCGTGCCCCGCAAGGTCATCACTGCGGCGCTCATCGGCAGCCTGGTGTGCGGCCTGCTGCTGGTCATCGCGCTGGGCTGCGCCTTCAAGCTCTACTCACTGCGCACGCAGGAGTACAG GTCCCGGGCAGCCCAGCCATGTCGCCCTCTGCCCACCGCTTCCAGGGCCTTCGAGACCCAGATGACGCGCCTGGAGGCTGAGTTCGTGCGGCGGGAGGCACCTCCATCCTATGGTCAGCTCATCGCGCAGGGCCTCATTCCACCCGTGGAGGACTTTCCTGTCTACAGTGCCTCCCAG GCCTCTGTGCTGCAGAATCTTCGCACAGCCATGCGGAGACAGATGCGTCGGCACGCTTCCCGCAGGGGGCCCTCCCGCCGCCGCCTCGGCCGCCTCTGGAACCGGCTCTTTCACCGGCCGCGGGTGCCCCGAGGCCAGATCCCACTGCTGACCGCAGCACGCCCCTCACAGACCGTGCTGGGTGATGGGTTCCTCCAGCCTGCTCCAGGGGCTGCCCCCGACCCCCCAGCACCGCTCACGGACACAGGCAGCCCCAGGGTGGCCAGAGATGGGCCCCCCAGTGCCCCCAGCCATGCACCGGAGGTGGGACCTTCAGGGCCACCCTTGCCATCAGGCGTGCGAGACCCACAGTGCAGGCCTGTGGACAAGGACAGAAAGGTCTGCAGGGAGCCACTGGCAGACGGTCCAGCTCCTGCGGATGCACTTCGGGAGCCCTGCTCAGCCCAGGACCCGCACCCCCAGGCCTCCACTGCCAGCAGCACCCTGGGCCCCCACTCGCCAGAGCCACTGGGGGTCTGCAGGAGCCCCCCGCCCCCTTGCTCCCCAATGCTGGAGGCCAGCGATGACGAGGCCCTGTTGGTCTGTTGA
- the LRP3 gene encoding low-density lipoprotein receptor-related protein 3 isoform X3 → MEKRAAAGLEGAPGARAQLAVVCLVNIFLTGRLSSAVPALAACSGKLEQHTERRGVIYSPAWPLNYPPGTNCSWYIQGDRGDMITISFRNFDVEESHQCSLDWLLLGPAAPPRQEAFRLCGSAIPPAFISARDHVWIFFHSDASSSGQAQGFRLSYIRGKLGQASCQADEFRCDNGKCLPGPWQCNAVDECGDGSDEGNCSAPASEPPGSLCPGGTFPCSGARSTRCLPVERRCDGLQDCGDGSDEAGCPDLACGRRLGSFYGSFASPDLFGAARGPSDLHCTWLVDTQDSRRVLLQLELRLGYDDYVQVYEGLGERGDRLLQTLSYRSNHRPVSLEAAQGRLTVAYHARARSAGHGFNATYQVKGYCLPWEQPCGSSSDSDGGSAGDQGCFSEPQRCDGWWHCASGRDEQGCPACPPDQYPCEGGSGLCYTPADRCNNQKSCPDGADEKNCFSCQPGTFHCGTNLCIFETWRCDGQEDCQDGSDEHGCLAAVPRKVITAALIGSLVCGLLLVIALGCAFKLYSLRTQEYRAFETQMTRLEAEFVRREAPPSYGQLIAQGLIPPVEDFPVYSASQASVLQNLRTAMRRQMRRHASRRGPSRRRLGRLWNRLFHRPRVPRGQIPLLTAARPSQTVLGDGFLQPAPGAAPDPPAPLTDTGSPRVARDGPPSAPSHAPEVGPSGPPLPSGVRDPQCRPVDKDRKVCREPLADGPAPADALREPCSAQDPHPQASTASSTLGPHSPEPLGVCRSPPPPCSPMLEASDDEALLVC, encoded by the exons CAGCCTGCAGCGGGAAGCTGGAGCAGCACACGGAGCGGCGTGGGGTCATCTACAGCCCGGCCTGGCCCCTCAACTACCCGCCAGGCACCAACTGCAGCTGGTACATCCAGGGCGACCGTGGCGACATGATTACCATCAG CTTCCGCAACTTTGATGTGGAGGAGTCCCACCAGTGCTCCCTGGACTGGCTCCTGCTGGGCCCAGCGGCCCCGCCCCGCCAGGAGGCCTTCCGCCTCTGTGGCTCTGCCATCCCGCCTGCCTTCATCTCTGCCCGAGACCACGTCTGGATTTTCTTCCACTCAGACGCCTCCAGCTCCGGCCAGGCCCAGGGCTTCCGTCTGTCTTACATCCGAG GGAAGCTGGGCCAGGCGTCCTGCCAGGCAGATGAGTTCCGCTGTGACAATGGCAAGTGCCTGCCCGGCCCGTGGCAGTGCAACGCAGTGGATGAGTGTGGAGACGGCTCTGATGAGGGCAACTGCTCGGCGCCCGCCTCGGAGCCTCCAGGCAGCCTGTGTCCCGGGGGGACCTTTCCGTGCAGCGGGGCGCGCTCCACGCGCTGCCTGCCTGTGGAGCGGCGCTGTGACGGCTTGCAGGACTGCGGCGATGGCTCGGATGAGGCGGGCTGCCCCGACTTGGCGTGCGGCAGGCGGCTGGGCAGCTTCTACGGCTCCTTTGCCTCCCCAGACCTGTTCGGCGCGGCCCGTGGGCCCTCGGACCTTCACTGCACATGGCTGGTGGACACGCAGGATTCGCGGCGGGTGCTGCTGCAGCTGGAACTGCGGCTGGGCTATGACGACTACGTGCAGGTATACGAGGGCCTGGGTGAGCGCGGGGACCGCCTGCTGCAGACGCTGTCCTACCGCAGCAACCACCGGCCCGTGAGCCTGGAGGCCGCCCAGGGCCGCCTCACCGTGGCGTACCATGCGCGCGCCCGCAGCGCCGGCCACGGCTTCAACGCCACCTATCAGGTGAAGGGCTATTGCCTTCCCTGGGAGCAGCCGTGCGGGAGCAGCAGTGACAGTGATGGGGGCAGCGCGGGCGACCAGGGCTGCTTCTCGGAACCACAGCGCTGCGACGGCTGGTGGCATTGCGCCAGCGGCCGAGACGAGCAGGGTTGCCCTGCCTGCCCGCCCGATCAGTACCCCTGCGAGGGTGGCAGTGGTCTGTGCTACACGCCTGCCGACCGTTGCAACAACCAGAAAAGCTGCCCCGACGGTGCGGACGAGAAGAACTGCTTCTCCTGCCAGCCCGGCACCTTCCACTGCGGTACCAACCTGTGCATCTTCGAGACGTGGCGCTGTGACGGCCAGGAAGACTGCCAGGACGGCAGCGATGAGCACGGGTGCCTGGCTGCCGTGCCCCGCAAGGTCATCACTGCGGCGCTCATCGGCAGCCTGGTGTGCGGCCTGCTGCTGGTCATCGCGCTGGGCTGCGCCTTCAAGCTCTACTCACTGCGCACGCAGGAGTACAG GGCCTTCGAGACCCAGATGACGCGCCTGGAGGCTGAGTTCGTGCGGCGGGAGGCACCTCCATCCTATGGTCAGCTCATCGCGCAGGGCCTCATTCCACCCGTGGAGGACTTTCCTGTCTACAGTGCCTCCCAG GCCTCTGTGCTGCAGAATCTTCGCACAGCCATGCGGAGACAGATGCGTCGGCACGCTTCCCGCAGGGGGCCCTCCCGCCGCCGCCTCGGCCGCCTCTGGAACCGGCTCTTTCACCGGCCGCGGGTGCCCCGAGGCCAGATCCCACTGCTGACCGCAGCACGCCCCTCACAGACCGTGCTGGGTGATGGGTTCCTCCAGCCTGCTCCAGGGGCTGCCCCCGACCCCCCAGCACCGCTCACGGACACAGGCAGCCCCAGGGTGGCCAGAGATGGGCCCCCCAGTGCCCCCAGCCATGCACCGGAGGTGGGACCTTCAGGGCCACCCTTGCCATCAGGCGTGCGAGACCCACAGTGCAGGCCTGTGGACAAGGACAGAAAGGTCTGCAGGGAGCCACTGGCAGACGGTCCAGCTCCTGCGGATGCACTTCGGGAGCCCTGCTCAGCCCAGGACCCGCACCCCCAGGCCTCCACTGCCAGCAGCACCCTGGGCCCCCACTCGCCAGAGCCACTGGGGGTCTGCAGGAGCCCCCCGCCCCCTTGCTCCCCAATGCTGGAGGCCAGCGATGACGAGGCCCTGTTGGTCTGTTGA
- the LRP3 gene encoding low-density lipoprotein receptor-related protein 3 isoform X1, translating to MEKRAAAGLEGAPGARAQLAVVCLVNIFLTGRLSSAVPALAACSGKLEQHTERRGVIYSPAWPLNYPPGTNCSWYIQGDRGDMITISFRNFDVEESHQCSLDWLLLGPAAPPRQEAFRLCGSAIPPAFISARDHVWIFFHSDASSSGQAQGFRLSYIRGKLGQASCQADEFRCDNGKCLPGPWQCNAVDECGDGSDEGNCSAPASEPPGSLCPGGTFPCSGARSTRCLPVERRCDGLQDCGDGSDEAGCPDLACGRRLGSFYGSFASPDLFGAARGPSDLHCTWLVDTQDSRRVLLQLELRLGYDDYVQVYEGLGERGDRLLQTLSYRSNHRPVSLEAAQGRLTVAYHARARSAGHGFNATYQVKGYCLPWEQPCGSSSDSDGGSAGDQGCFSEPQRCDGWWHCASGRDEQGCPACPPDQYPCEGGSGLCYTPADRCNNQKSCPDGADEKNCFSCQPGTFHCGTNLCIFETWRCDGQEDCQDGSDEHGCLAAVPRKVITAALIGSLVCGLLLVIALGCAFKLYSLRTQEYRSRAAQPCRPLPTASRAFETQMTRLEAEFVRREAPPSYGQLIAQGLIPPVEDFPVYSASQASVLQNLRTAMRRQMRRHASRRGPSRRRLGRLWNRLFHRPRVPRGQIPLLTAARPSQTVLGDGFLQPAPGAAPDPPAPLTDTGSPRVARDGPPSAPSHAPEVGPSGPPLPSGVRDPQCRPVDKDRKVCREPLADGPAPADALREPCSAQDPHPQASTASSTLGPHSPEPLGVCRSPPPPCSPMLEASDDEALLVC from the exons CAGCCTGCAGCGGGAAGCTGGAGCAGCACACGGAGCGGCGTGGGGTCATCTACAGCCCGGCCTGGCCCCTCAACTACCCGCCAGGCACCAACTGCAGCTGGTACATCCAGGGCGACCGTGGCGACATGATTACCATCAG CTTCCGCAACTTTGATGTGGAGGAGTCCCACCAGTGCTCCCTGGACTGGCTCCTGCTGGGCCCAGCGGCCCCGCCCCGCCAGGAGGCCTTCCGCCTCTGTGGCTCTGCCATCCCGCCTGCCTTCATCTCTGCCCGAGACCACGTCTGGATTTTCTTCCACTCAGACGCCTCCAGCTCCGGCCAGGCCCAGGGCTTCCGTCTGTCTTACATCCGAG GGAAGCTGGGCCAGGCGTCCTGCCAGGCAGATGAGTTCCGCTGTGACAATGGCAAGTGCCTGCCCGGCCCGTGGCAGTGCAACGCAGTGGATGAGTGTGGAGACGGCTCTGATGAGGGCAACTGCTCGGCGCCCGCCTCGGAGCCTCCAGGCAGCCTGTGTCCCGGGGGGACCTTTCCGTGCAGCGGGGCGCGCTCCACGCGCTGCCTGCCTGTGGAGCGGCGCTGTGACGGCTTGCAGGACTGCGGCGATGGCTCGGATGAGGCGGGCTGCCCCGACTTGGCGTGCGGCAGGCGGCTGGGCAGCTTCTACGGCTCCTTTGCCTCCCCAGACCTGTTCGGCGCGGCCCGTGGGCCCTCGGACCTTCACTGCACATGGCTGGTGGACACGCAGGATTCGCGGCGGGTGCTGCTGCAGCTGGAACTGCGGCTGGGCTATGACGACTACGTGCAGGTATACGAGGGCCTGGGTGAGCGCGGGGACCGCCTGCTGCAGACGCTGTCCTACCGCAGCAACCACCGGCCCGTGAGCCTGGAGGCCGCCCAGGGCCGCCTCACCGTGGCGTACCATGCGCGCGCCCGCAGCGCCGGCCACGGCTTCAACGCCACCTATCAGGTGAAGGGCTATTGCCTTCCCTGGGAGCAGCCGTGCGGGAGCAGCAGTGACAGTGATGGGGGCAGCGCGGGCGACCAGGGCTGCTTCTCGGAACCACAGCGCTGCGACGGCTGGTGGCATTGCGCCAGCGGCCGAGACGAGCAGGGTTGCCCTGCCTGCCCGCCCGATCAGTACCCCTGCGAGGGTGGCAGTGGTCTGTGCTACACGCCTGCCGACCGTTGCAACAACCAGAAAAGCTGCCCCGACGGTGCGGACGAGAAGAACTGCTTCTCCTGCCAGCCCGGCACCTTCCACTGCGGTACCAACCTGTGCATCTTCGAGACGTGGCGCTGTGACGGCCAGGAAGACTGCCAGGACGGCAGCGATGAGCACGGGTGCCTGGCTGCCGTGCCCCGCAAGGTCATCACTGCGGCGCTCATCGGCAGCCTGGTGTGCGGCCTGCTGCTGGTCATCGCGCTGGGCTGCGCCTTCAAGCTCTACTCACTGCGCACGCAGGAGTACAG GTCCCGGGCAGCCCAGCCATGTCGCCCTCTGCCCACCGCTTCCAGGGCCTTCGAGACCCAGATGACGCGCCTGGAGGCTGAGTTCGTGCGGCGGGAGGCACCTCCATCCTATGGTCAGCTCATCGCGCAGGGCCTCATTCCACCCGTGGAGGACTTTCCTGTCTACAGTGCCTCCCAG GCCTCTGTGCTGCAGAATCTTCGCACAGCCATGCGGAGACAGATGCGTCGGCACGCTTCCCGCAGGGGGCCCTCCCGCCGCCGCCTCGGCCGCCTCTGGAACCGGCTCTTTCACCGGCCGCGGGTGCCCCGAGGCCAGATCCCACTGCTGACCGCAGCACGCCCCTCACAGACCGTGCTGGGTGATGGGTTCCTCCAGCCTGCTCCAGGGGCTGCCCCCGACCCCCCAGCACCGCTCACGGACACAGGCAGCCCCAGGGTGGCCAGAGATGGGCCCCCCAGTGCCCCCAGCCATGCACCGGAGGTGGGACCTTCAGGGCCACCCTTGCCATCAGGCGTGCGAGACCCACAGTGCAGGCCTGTGGACAAGGACAGAAAGGTCTGCAGGGAGCCACTGGCAGACGGTCCAGCTCCTGCGGATGCACTTCGGGAGCCCTGCTCAGCCCAGGACCCGCACCCCCAGGCCTCCACTGCCAGCAGCACCCTGGGCCCCCACTCGCCAGAGCCACTGGGGGTCTGCAGGAGCCCCCCGCCCCCTTGCTCCCCAATGCTGGAGGCCAGCGATGACGAGGCCCTGTTGGTCTGTTGA
- the LRP3 gene encoding low-density lipoprotein receptor-related protein 3 isoform X4, translating to MNIFLTGRLSSAVPALAACSGKLEQHTERRGVIYSPAWPLNYPPGTNCSWYIQGDRGDMITISFRNFDVEESHQCSLDWLLLGPAAPPRQEAFRLCGSAIPPAFISARDHVWIFFHSDASSSGQAQGFRLSYIRGKLGQASCQADEFRCDNGKCLPGPWQCNAVDECGDGSDEGNCSAPASEPPGSLCPGGTFPCSGARSTRCLPVERRCDGLQDCGDGSDEAGCPDLACGRRLGSFYGSFASPDLFGAARGPSDLHCTWLVDTQDSRRVLLQLELRLGYDDYVQVYEGLGERGDRLLQTLSYRSNHRPVSLEAAQGRLTVAYHARARSAGHGFNATYQVKGYCLPWEQPCGSSSDSDGGSAGDQGCFSEPQRCDGWWHCASGRDEQGCPACPPDQYPCEGGSGLCYTPADRCNNQKSCPDGADEKNCFSCQPGTFHCGTNLCIFETWRCDGQEDCQDGSDEHGCLAAVPRKVITAALIGSLVCGLLLVIALGCAFKLYSLRTQEYRSRAAQPCRPLPTASRAFETQMTRLEAEFVRREAPPSYGQLIAQGLIPPVEDFPVYSASQASVLQNLRTAMRRQMRRHASRRGPSRRRLGRLWNRLFHRPRVPRGQIPLLTAARPSQTVLGDGFLQPAPGAAPDPPAPLTDTGSPRVARDGPPSAPSHAPEVGPSGPPLPSGVRDPQCRPVDKDRKVCREPLADGPAPADALREPCSAQDPHPQASTASSTLGPHSPEPLGVCRSPPPPCSPMLEASDDEALLVC from the exons CAGCCTGCAGCGGGAAGCTGGAGCAGCACACGGAGCGGCGTGGGGTCATCTACAGCCCGGCCTGGCCCCTCAACTACCCGCCAGGCACCAACTGCAGCTGGTACATCCAGGGCGACCGTGGCGACATGATTACCATCAG CTTCCGCAACTTTGATGTGGAGGAGTCCCACCAGTGCTCCCTGGACTGGCTCCTGCTGGGCCCAGCGGCCCCGCCCCGCCAGGAGGCCTTCCGCCTCTGTGGCTCTGCCATCCCGCCTGCCTTCATCTCTGCCCGAGACCACGTCTGGATTTTCTTCCACTCAGACGCCTCCAGCTCCGGCCAGGCCCAGGGCTTCCGTCTGTCTTACATCCGAG GGAAGCTGGGCCAGGCGTCCTGCCAGGCAGATGAGTTCCGCTGTGACAATGGCAAGTGCCTGCCCGGCCCGTGGCAGTGCAACGCAGTGGATGAGTGTGGAGACGGCTCTGATGAGGGCAACTGCTCGGCGCCCGCCTCGGAGCCTCCAGGCAGCCTGTGTCCCGGGGGGACCTTTCCGTGCAGCGGGGCGCGCTCCACGCGCTGCCTGCCTGTGGAGCGGCGCTGTGACGGCTTGCAGGACTGCGGCGATGGCTCGGATGAGGCGGGCTGCCCCGACTTGGCGTGCGGCAGGCGGCTGGGCAGCTTCTACGGCTCCTTTGCCTCCCCAGACCTGTTCGGCGCGGCCCGTGGGCCCTCGGACCTTCACTGCACATGGCTGGTGGACACGCAGGATTCGCGGCGGGTGCTGCTGCAGCTGGAACTGCGGCTGGGCTATGACGACTACGTGCAGGTATACGAGGGCCTGGGTGAGCGCGGGGACCGCCTGCTGCAGACGCTGTCCTACCGCAGCAACCACCGGCCCGTGAGCCTGGAGGCCGCCCAGGGCCGCCTCACCGTGGCGTACCATGCGCGCGCCCGCAGCGCCGGCCACGGCTTCAACGCCACCTATCAGGTGAAGGGCTATTGCCTTCCCTGGGAGCAGCCGTGCGGGAGCAGCAGTGACAGTGATGGGGGCAGCGCGGGCGACCAGGGCTGCTTCTCGGAACCACAGCGCTGCGACGGCTGGTGGCATTGCGCCAGCGGCCGAGACGAGCAGGGTTGCCCTGCCTGCCCGCCCGATCAGTACCCCTGCGAGGGTGGCAGTGGTCTGTGCTACACGCCTGCCGACCGTTGCAACAACCAGAAAAGCTGCCCCGACGGTGCGGACGAGAAGAACTGCTTCTCCTGCCAGCCCGGCACCTTCCACTGCGGTACCAACCTGTGCATCTTCGAGACGTGGCGCTGTGACGGCCAGGAAGACTGCCAGGACGGCAGCGATGAGCACGGGTGCCTGGCTGCCGTGCCCCGCAAGGTCATCACTGCGGCGCTCATCGGCAGCCTGGTGTGCGGCCTGCTGCTGGTCATCGCGCTGGGCTGCGCCTTCAAGCTCTACTCACTGCGCACGCAGGAGTACAG GTCCCGGGCAGCCCAGCCATGTCGCCCTCTGCCCACCGCTTCCAGGGCCTTCGAGACCCAGATGACGCGCCTGGAGGCTGAGTTCGTGCGGCGGGAGGCACCTCCATCCTATGGTCAGCTCATCGCGCAGGGCCTCATTCCACCCGTGGAGGACTTTCCTGTCTACAGTGCCTCCCAG GCCTCTGTGCTGCAGAATCTTCGCACAGCCATGCGGAGACAGATGCGTCGGCACGCTTCCCGCAGGGGGCCCTCCCGCCGCCGCCTCGGCCGCCTCTGGAACCGGCTCTTTCACCGGCCGCGGGTGCCCCGAGGCCAGATCCCACTGCTGACCGCAGCACGCCCCTCACAGACCGTGCTGGGTGATGGGTTCCTCCAGCCTGCTCCAGGGGCTGCCCCCGACCCCCCAGCACCGCTCACGGACACAGGCAGCCCCAGGGTGGCCAGAGATGGGCCCCCCAGTGCCCCCAGCCATGCACCGGAGGTGGGACCTTCAGGGCCACCCTTGCCATCAGGCGTGCGAGACCCACAGTGCAGGCCTGTGGACAAGGACAGAAAGGTCTGCAGGGAGCCACTGGCAGACGGTCCAGCTCCTGCGGATGCACTTCGGGAGCCCTGCTCAGCCCAGGACCCGCACCCCCAGGCCTCCACTGCCAGCAGCACCCTGGGCCCCCACTCGCCAGAGCCACTGGGGGTCTGCAGGAGCCCCCCGCCCCCTTGCTCCCCAATGCTGGAGGCCAGCGATGACGAGGCCCTGTTGGTCTGTTGA